A portion of the Lolium rigidum isolate FL_2022 chromosome 1, APGP_CSIRO_Lrig_0.1, whole genome shotgun sequence genome contains these proteins:
- the LOC124679385 gene encoding uncharacterized protein LOC124679385: MEIPAAAIHRLQSSIREAASAPPPSPSRAPFPSFADAVAAFDPDASPELLCGRCGAAGGLLRGAQSAVCAYCGSPRREEDDGIAFRRSAAYRWLLGSLRLDGSEPVEFDGDSTDSNKSNEAPKSGVVLSDLLDLRLTFPPENREISGSSMSNEQPSVASTLNLPGVNLDSFFIERKEETAAAALPGTHNVVQEKHSTHQMETTTAFANWDADFQSTDSENVVGDSKQLDLFKGAPVAESSIFPASGAAISPVLAAGNEMDLRSTGLEHSEDLASASGTINKDNLFIQKSVLAIVESNSGLVAENSVTEFTGSSLNENSVQSNQLHGRGDSGVSIEEAFDEWQEFTGGGNQGTLSNTGEHTEGDSSQIKRTDSLAVRSMESSNDVAGNSDDWQAFASISAEGGDVMKLVEGSSSGEGGCDFGNPVTETSISPEHSLETNSVDLWPVGNVKEHTTTEIIKQTDDASDDWQDFTTSGQAEAASFNQAGQLTEVPHFSHREMDVGSWFADNNTRESTNIDLVNGNKITLDDWQGFAGSDQTQQSSYNVGGELTDISFEQHEGTGPVQLWANASSNATNTVSTNIKDDTFDIWQDVTTSSHQQENIPNVWREVSGVSSEPAQEIDSRDLWLTSNVKESNSSSKGASRIDDSSDGWQDFASFGQAQGNIKIPVEVQFQKDFSGIEPVNLWSSSHTEQFKNLEQINQNNDPFDGWQDLKNSTQLETNLQELPHDPLSDKPSLSAIDILGLESGNYAQYAPSQSQIDKKDNSMEANAVPSGEHLERRNIMPHMGDDDALSAVWATSHENNSRPKSEAGNSNVEKLLSQMHDLSFMLKDELSVPDKPVDS; this comes from the exons ATGGAGATCCCCGCCGCTGCCATCCACCGCCTCCAGTCCTCCATTCGCGAGGCCGCCTCCGCGCCTCCTCCCTCCCCCTCCCGCGCTCCCTTCCCCTCCTtcgccgacgccgtcgccgccttcgacccCGATGCGTCGCCGGAGCTCTTGTGCGGCCGCTGcggcgccgcgggcggcctcctcCGTGGCGCGCAGTCCGCCGTCTGCGCCTACTGTGGGTCTCCTAGGCGAGAGGAGGACGATGGTATCGCGTTCCGACGCAGTGCGGCCTACCGGTGGCTGCTCGGCTCTCTCCGGCTGGATGGATCC GAACCTGTAGAATTTGATGGTGACTCCACGGATTCAAATAAAAGCAATGAGGCGCCAAAGAGCGGGGTGGTCTTATCTGATCTTCTGGACTTAAGACTTACTTTCCCCCCTGAGAATAGGGAAATATCCGGAAGTTCCATGAGCAACGAACAACCATCGGTTGCATCCACACTAAATTTGCCCGGTGTTAACCTGGACTCATTTTTCATTGAAAGAAAAGAGGAGACAGCTGCTGCAGCTCTTCCTGGAACTCATAATGTAGTGCAGGAAAAGCATAGCACACATCAAATGGAAACTACTACAGCCTTTGCAAATTGGGATGCTGACTTTCAGTCTACTGACTCAGAAAATGTTGTTGGAGACTCCAAGCAACTTGACCTATTTAAGGGAGCGCCAGTTGCCGAGTCTTCTATTTTTCCAGCTTCTGGGGCTGCCATCTCCCCGGTATTAGCTGCTGGAAATGAAATGGATTTGAGAAGTACTGGCCTAGAACATTCAGAAGATTTGGCTTCAGCAAGTGGCACAATTAATAAAGATAACCTTTTTATTCAAAAGTCTGTCCTGGCCATTGTCGAGAGTAACAGTGGGCTGGTTGCTGAAAACAGTGTTACTGAGTTCACTGGGTCCTCCCTTAACGAGAATTCAGTTCAGAGCAATCAATTGCATGGAAGGGGTGACAGCGGAGTCAGCATTGAGGAAGCTTTTGACGAGTGGCAAGAATTTACAGGAGGTGGAAATCAGGGCACACTATCAAATACCGGAGAACATACAGAGGGCGACTCCTCACAAATAAAAAGAACGGATTCCTTGGCAGTAAGAAGCATGGAATCATCTAATGATGTTGCAGGCAATTCTGATGATTGGCAAGCTTTTGCATCTATTTCTGCTGAAGGAGGAGATGTGATGAAACTGGTGGAAGGATCATCAAGTGGTGAAGGAGGCTGTGATTTTGGGAACCCTGTTACAGAAACATCAATCTCACCAGAACATTCTTTAGAAACTAATTCTGTTGATTTGTGGCCTGTTGGTAATGTCAAAGAACAtaccactacagaaattattaagCAAACTGATGATGCAAGTGATGACTGGCAAGATTTTACCACATCTGGCCAAGCAGAGGCTGCTTCATTCAATCAAGCTGGACAGCTGACGGAAGTTCCACATTTCAGTCACAGAGAAATGGATGTAGGCTCATGGTTCGCAGACAATAATACTAGGGAATCAACAAACATTGACTTAGTAAATGGGAATAAGATAACACTGGATGATTGGCAAGGTTTTGCTGGTTCAGATCAAACACAGCAAAGTTCATATAATGTAGGTGGAGAACTGACGGATATTTCATTTGAGCAGCATGAAGGAACTGGTCCTGTGCAACTATGGGCAAATGCCAGCAGTAATGCCACAAATACTGTTTCAACAAATATAAAAGACGATACATTTGATATCTGGCAAGATGTCACCACGTCAAGTCACCAACAAGAAAACATACCTAATGTTTGGAGAGAAGTGTCTGGTGTATCATCTGAGCCTGCTCAAGAAATTGACTCCAGGGATTTGTGGCTAACCAGCAATGTCAAGGAATCTAATAGTAGCAGCAAAGGTGCAAGTAGAATTGACGACTCATCTGATGGATGGCAAGATTTTGCTAGTTTTGGTCAAGCACAAGGAAATATAAAGATTCCTGTGGAAGTACAGTTCCAAAAAGATTTTTCAGGAATTGAACCTGTGAACTTGTGGTCTTCGAGCCATACGGAGCAATTTAAGAACCTTGAACAGATAAATCAAAATAATGATCCATTTGATGGCTGGCAAGATTTAAAAAATTCCACTCAATTGGAAACAAACTTGCAAGAACTGCCACATGATCCATTGTCTGACAAGCCCTCATTATCTGCGATTGATATACTAGGGCTGGAATCTGGGAACTATGCACAGTATGCTCCATCCCAAAGCCAAATAGATAAAAAGGATAATTCTATGGAAGCAAATGCAGTTCCATCTGGTGAACACTTGGAAAG GAGGAACATAATGCCACACATGGGTGATGATGATGCACTGTCTGCAGTATGGGCAACGAGTCATGAAAATAACTCCAGACCAAAATCAGAAGCTGGTAATTCAAATGTAGAGAAGTTGCTGTCTCAGATGCATGATCTATCTTTTATGTTGAAAGATGAACTTTCAGTACCTGATAAACCAGTGGATTCCTGA